The proteins below are encoded in one region of Bifidobacterium dentium JCM 1195 = DSM 20436:
- a CDS encoding carbohydrate ABC transporter permease gives MILGLFLFVPIVMALWVSFSDWAGRGSPFANGVDFIGLKNYQDILVTDGLAKSDFGTAIRNNAWYTLLVVPLQTVISLLLAVLLNRKILKARSFFRTAFYFPSVTSSVAITVLWLFLFNASGSINAMLNWFGVKGPNWFHDPRGLVHILLSCFGIDNGPAALTQHGLLGISWWDWLSGPSVAMFAIILMVIFTTSGTFMLMFIAALQNIGDATEEAAIMDGANSWQRLWEVTVPQLKPTIFTVITLGIIGTWQVFDQIYTGTQGGPAKTTLTPAYLSYSAAFNSQEWGRGAAISFVLFAIIVVMTWAQNQIMKDRKLSRKQKADYEAMKREARSMPRDEVMSLRMTRKETMK, from the coding sequence GTGATTTTGGGACTATTCCTTTTCGTCCCCATCGTCATGGCACTGTGGGTCAGCTTCTCCGATTGGGCCGGCAGAGGGTCGCCGTTCGCCAACGGAGTGGACTTCATCGGCCTGAAAAACTACCAAGACATCCTTGTGACGGACGGTCTTGCCAAAAGTGATTTCGGTACGGCCATCAGGAACAACGCATGGTACACGCTGCTGGTAGTGCCGCTGCAAACCGTCATCAGCCTACTACTGGCCGTTTTGCTCAATCGTAAGATTCTCAAAGCACGCAGCTTCTTCCGCACCGCTTTCTACTTCCCATCAGTCACCAGTTCGGTGGCGATCACCGTACTGTGGCTATTCCTGTTCAACGCATCCGGTAGCATCAACGCGATGCTCAACTGGTTCGGAGTCAAAGGTCCGAATTGGTTCCATGACCCGCGCGGACTGGTACACATTCTGCTGTCTTGCTTCGGCATCGACAATGGACCGGCCGCACTTACGCAACACGGACTCCTCGGCATCAGTTGGTGGGATTGGCTTTCCGGACCGTCGGTTGCCATGTTCGCGATCATCCTCATGGTCATCTTCACAACGTCTGGAACGTTCATGCTGATGTTCATCGCCGCACTGCAGAACATCGGTGACGCAACCGAGGAAGCTGCAATCATGGACGGAGCGAATTCGTGGCAGAGACTATGGGAAGTGACCGTTCCACAGCTTAAGCCGACCATCTTCACCGTAATCACCTTGGGCATCATCGGCACCTGGCAGGTGTTCGACCAAATCTACACCGGCACGCAGGGAGGGCCAGCGAAGACCACTCTCACCCCTGCCTACCTCTCGTACAGCGCGGCGTTCAACAGCCAAGAGTGGGGACGAGGCGCAGCCATCAGCTTTGTGCTGTTCGCCATCATCGTCGTCATGACTTGGGCACAAAACCAAATCATGAAGGATCGGAAGCTTTCCCGCAAGCAGAAAGCCGACTACGAGGCAATGAAGCGTGAAGCCCGAAGCATGCCCCGGGACGAAGTCATGTCCCTGAGGATGACAAGAAAGGAGACCATGAAATGA
- a CDS encoding carbohydrate ABC transporter permease, with protein MKIRQSWFKRLFHSGVLFYILLVALALVYILPFIIQIATSFKTDAEATANPLSLIPATLTNASYRKLFLNSDFPVWFKNSIIVTIAVTAGRVFFDSLAGYALSRIEFRGRNVIFALLMAVMSVPAVVLLIPKFLIIKTLGIYDSYAGMIFPLLVDASGVFIMRNFFESIPRSVEEQAMIDRAGMFRIFWSVVLPMARPALVTISILSFQGSWNELSHFIVSTQSSELTTLTKGVASLASGQLSAGNQYPVKLAAAVIMTIPVAILFFIFQKKIMNTSEGSVKE; from the coding sequence ATGAAAATCAGGCAATCATGGTTCAAGCGCCTGTTCCACAGCGGCGTCCTGTTCTACATCCTTCTCGTCGCCTTGGCGCTGGTATATATTCTGCCGTTCATCATCCAGATTGCGACATCGTTCAAAACGGATGCGGAGGCCACTGCGAACCCGCTTTCTCTCATTCCTGCGACGTTGACGAACGCGTCGTATCGGAAGCTTTTCCTTAATTCCGATTTCCCCGTCTGGTTCAAAAATTCGATTATTGTGACTATTGCCGTCACGGCCGGTAGGGTGTTCTTCGATTCGCTCGCCGGATACGCGCTTTCCCGAATCGAATTCCGCGGCAGGAACGTCATCTTCGCGTTGCTGATGGCCGTGATGAGCGTACCGGCGGTCGTTCTGCTCATCCCGAAGTTTCTCATCATCAAAACACTGGGAATCTACGATAGCTATGCGGGCATGATCTTTCCGCTGCTGGTTGACGCATCAGGCGTGTTCATCATGAGGAACTTCTTCGAATCGATTCCCCGGTCCGTCGAAGAGCAGGCGATGATCGATAGAGCCGGCATGTTCCGCATCTTCTGGTCTGTCGTACTGCCCATGGCCCGACCGGCGCTCGTAACCATATCCATCCTGTCCTTCCAAGGATCATGGAACGAACTGTCGCACTTCATCGTCTCCACCCAGTCCTCGGAGCTGACGACCTTAACGAAAGGTGTCGCCTCCTTGGCTAGCGGCCAACTTTCCGCAGGAAACCAATATCCCGTAAAACTCGCAGCGGCAGTCATCATGACGATTCCCGTGGCGATTCTCTTCTTCATCTTCCAGAAGAAAATCATGAACACGTCCGAGGGTTCAGTCAAGGAATAA
- a CDS encoding LacI family DNA-binding transcriptional regulator produces the protein MVSIKDVAKTAGVSPQTVSNYINNPGIVKPNTREIVARAIESLGYIPNASARRLRMRRSNTIAIGIAPVNYSRVYDRLLHALVTEADAHGIRVILYKIDSKRDEIRQFASLTAGSDVDAFVLTDTTHDDPRIGWLNEHQQTFVLFGRPWGVPDMYDVRIPWVDVDGRNGVSNMVRYLILHGRKNIGFIGWPDFSGTGMDRYLGWKETMLEARMVPESELNDLHIATEDTLNDGRRACVSLLARRPDIDAIVCVSDTIATGAVMALPSGSNVVATGFDNTMSSQSLGFSTIDQPLQACAKEIVRIIQEELGTIVAEEGDNDGKHMLLAPSIVIR, from the coding sequence ATGGTCAGTATCAAGGATGTTGCGAAAACGGCAGGGGTATCTCCACAGACTGTGTCGAATTACATCAATAATCCTGGCATCGTCAAACCCAACACAAGGGAAATCGTTGCGCGTGCCATCGAATCACTTGGCTACATACCGAATGCATCGGCTCGACGTTTGCGGATGCGACGGAGCAATACCATCGCCATTGGCATTGCCCCAGTCAACTATTCACGAGTGTATGACCGTCTTCTGCATGCCTTGGTGACGGAGGCCGACGCGCATGGCATACGCGTTATATTGTATAAAATCGATTCCAAACGTGATGAAATCAGGCAGTTTGCCAGCCTCACGGCAGGATCCGATGTGGATGCCTTCGTTCTGACCGACACCACGCATGATGATCCGCGAATAGGCTGGCTCAACGAACACCAGCAGACATTTGTGTTGTTCGGGCGACCCTGGGGCGTACCGGACATGTACGACGTGCGAATTCCTTGGGTGGACGTGGATGGTCGCAATGGCGTCTCCAATATGGTCAGGTATCTGATTCTTCACGGTCGTAAAAATATTGGCTTCATTGGCTGGCCGGATTTCTCAGGAACGGGTATGGACCGTTATCTGGGGTGGAAAGAGACCATGCTTGAGGCGAGGATGGTCCCCGAATCGGAGTTGAATGACTTGCACATAGCAACGGAAGACACCTTAAACGACGGACGTCGTGCGTGTGTGTCGCTATTAGCACGCAGACCGGATATCGACGCCATCGTCTGTGTCAGCGACACTATCGCCACGGGAGCGGTGATGGCGCTTCCGTCAGGGAGCAACGTTGTTGCGACGGGTTTCGATAATACGATGTCGTCTCAATCCCTTGGTTTTTCGACGATTGATCAGCCTTTGCAAGCTTGTGCAAAGGAAATTGTCAGAATCATCCAAGAGGAACTGGGAACGATTGTTGCCGAAGAGGGAGACAATGATGGCAAGCACATGCTGCTCGCCCCAAGCATCGTCATTCGGTAG
- a CDS encoding glycogen debranching N-terminal domain-containing protein: MAALNDGYPRQPWMHDMNVLVYAPAQLWADRDGKINGSSTHAGSPSIAGFYVGDTRIISDINLDVNGEEPVRVAWNQTEKGRGLSSCIVRNIAGPTVDPCICCEEERVVSPDGLAITVTFLNSNADDIQIDCSMMFRIDMSNMQEIKGGSPSSSKAEGRVSVSSDGTDSFEASCNPVAIKVHAPHAAIQITGTDATVAWNLVVPARGEARVSIKAHIETSNMVVASAETECPWKNIHLTASDTRVQRWVKQSLLDLDALRMGIPGHPDNEFLAAGAPWFFTLFGRDSLWAARFMLPLTTRTAMGTLRTLARFQATERDETTNADPGKIMHELRAEPLVSTGAFSPDGMSLPPLYYGTIDATPLWITLLAKALEWGAPDDQVENLLPNLQAALAWLRDYGDCDGDGFLEYLDRSGQGLSNQGWKDSGDSIRWHDGRIAHGPIALCEVQGYAYQAAMLGADVLDHFHAEGSDEWRDWAARLKTRFNETFWVHDENGRYPAVALDADKLPVDSLTSNIGHLLGTGILDKQGVYDVVTRLSDAEMLSRYGIRTMSSKDNGFWPQSYHCGSIWAHDSAIVMLGMYEEGYVDEALRIAEGLVNAAESFGYQIPELYSGESFEGGSSPYPAACHPQAWSASSSVAVVSVLLGIKPDGTINPADSPLALGLSLER, from the coding sequence ATGGCAGCACTAAACGATGGATATCCTCGCCAACCGTGGATGCACGATATGAACGTTCTGGTGTACGCACCAGCGCAACTATGGGCCGACCGAGATGGAAAGATCAATGGATCATCCACGCATGCAGGATCACCCAGTATAGCGGGATTCTACGTGGGAGACACGCGTATCATCTCCGACATCAACCTCGACGTGAACGGAGAAGAACCCGTCCGGGTGGCTTGGAACCAGACCGAGAAGGGACGTGGCCTTTCCTCCTGCATCGTGCGCAATATTGCCGGCCCTACCGTGGACCCCTGCATCTGCTGCGAAGAGGAACGAGTCGTCTCTCCTGACGGGCTCGCCATCACGGTGACGTTCCTCAACTCCAATGCGGATGATATCCAGATCGACTGCTCAATGATGTTCCGTATCGATATGTCCAACATGCAGGAGATTAAGGGCGGAAGTCCGTCATCGTCTAAAGCGGAGGGGCGCGTGAGCGTTTCATCCGACGGCACGGATAGTTTCGAAGCTTCATGCAACCCCGTCGCGATTAAGGTCCACGCCCCACATGCGGCCATACAGATTACAGGAACCGATGCCACGGTCGCATGGAATCTCGTCGTTCCGGCACGAGGTGAGGCTCGAGTAAGCATTAAGGCGCATATTGAAACGTCCAATATGGTTGTCGCCTCAGCCGAAACGGAATGCCCGTGGAAGAACATCCATCTCACCGCTTCGGACACACGTGTGCAAAGGTGGGTGAAGCAGTCTCTCCTCGATCTCGACGCACTTCGCATGGGCATCCCCGGTCATCCAGATAATGAGTTTCTTGCAGCAGGAGCTCCGTGGTTCTTCACCCTATTCGGCAGAGATTCCCTCTGGGCCGCAAGATTTATGCTTCCATTGACCACCCGCACCGCCATGGGTACCCTTCGGACGCTCGCACGCTTCCAGGCGACCGAACGCGATGAGACCACCAACGCCGACCCAGGCAAAATCATGCACGAGTTGCGAGCCGAGCCTTTGGTCTCGACCGGCGCTTTCTCACCGGATGGCATGTCACTGCCTCCGCTGTACTACGGAACCATCGATGCGACGCCTCTATGGATAACGCTTCTTGCAAAGGCTCTCGAATGGGGAGCCCCGGACGATCAGGTCGAGAATCTCCTTCCCAATCTTCAGGCGGCGCTGGCATGGTTACGCGACTATGGCGATTGCGACGGTGACGGTTTTCTCGAATATCTTGACCGCAGCGGGCAGGGCTTGAGCAACCAAGGGTGGAAGGATTCCGGTGACTCCATACGTTGGCACGATGGACGCATCGCCCACGGGCCAATAGCATTGTGCGAAGTGCAAGGGTACGCGTACCAGGCCGCGATGCTTGGCGCGGACGTACTGGACCACTTCCACGCGGAAGGTTCCGACGAATGGCGTGATTGGGCGGCCAGACTGAAGACGAGGTTCAACGAAACTTTCTGGGTGCATGACGAGAACGGACGTTATCCTGCCGTCGCTCTTGATGCCGATAAGCTCCCGGTCGATTCACTCACCAGCAACATAGGTCACCTTCTGGGCACAGGTATCCTCGACAAGCAGGGTGTCTACGATGTCGTCACACGCCTCTCCGATGCAGAGATGCTCAGTAGATACGGTATCCGCACCATGAGCTCCAAGGACAATGGTTTCTGGCCGCAAAGCTACCATTGTGGTTCCATCTGGGCGCACGACAGCGCGATAGTGATGCTGGGCATGTATGAGGAAGGCTACGTAGACGAGGCACTGCGAATCGCGGAAGGCCTGGTCAATGCCGCCGAGTCGTTCGGATATCAGATTCCCGAATTGTACTCAGGAGAATCATTCGAAGGCGGATCCTCACCATATCCGGCGGCATGCCATCCGCAGGCATGGTCAGCGTCATCCTCAGTGGCAGTGGTTTCGGTCCTGCTCGGCATTAAGCCTGATGGAACGATCAACCCCGCGGATTCTCCTCTTGCCTTGGGATTGAGTCTGGAACGATAG
- a CDS encoding sugar ABC transporter substrate-binding protein, producing MNKKFNLTIIAAFTSVAMLTGCGGGSGFDGATNDGNGNLTSDKSKEITVLIGSSGDAETSAVKKAVSAWSTKSGQKAKVQVANDLSQQLSQGFAGGDPADVFYLAPEQLAGYAANGSLLAYGDQLGNKDDFYDNLLQTFTYDGKLYAAPKDVSTLQLVINTDMWKEAGLTENDYPKTWSELATIAKKLTTSDHKGLAFSGEYARIGVFMKQAGGGLVSNDGSKAIANTDQSVKGLQEVQDLLKSGNVAYASDLGTGWGGEAFGTEKAAMTIEGNWITGSLSTDYPNVNYKVVELPEGPDGHGTMHFTNGWGIAADSKNQKGAVDLVEYLTSDDVVMEFAKAFGIMPASKTLSDKWKGEFPNLSAFMDGLEYSVTVPTAKGASDVITDFNAQLEELKDGDVKSILDKVQTNLEAILK from the coding sequence ATGAACAAGAAATTTAACCTGACGATCATCGCCGCTTTCACATCCGTCGCAATGTTGACAGGCTGCGGCGGCGGAAGCGGCTTCGACGGCGCAACCAATGATGGCAATGGCAACCTCACCTCAGACAAGTCCAAGGAGATCACGGTCCTGATCGGCTCATCAGGCGACGCCGAAACGTCTGCCGTAAAGAAGGCGGTCTCCGCATGGTCTACGAAGTCGGGACAGAAGGCCAAGGTCCAGGTCGCAAATGACCTGTCACAGCAGCTTTCTCAAGGCTTTGCCGGCGGTGACCCAGCCGATGTGTTCTACCTGGCCCCGGAGCAGCTGGCCGGCTACGCCGCCAACGGATCTCTGCTCGCGTACGGCGACCAGTTGGGGAACAAGGACGATTTCTACGATAATCTCCTGCAGACCTTCACGTACGACGGAAAACTCTACGCCGCACCAAAGGACGTCTCTACCCTCCAGCTGGTCATCAACACCGATATGTGGAAGGAGGCTGGTCTCACCGAAAACGATTATCCGAAGACTTGGTCCGAGCTGGCCACCATTGCGAAAAAACTGACCACCTCGGACCACAAAGGACTTGCGTTCAGCGGCGAATACGCCCGCATCGGCGTGTTCATGAAGCAAGCCGGCGGCGGACTGGTCAGCAATGATGGCAGCAAGGCCATCGCAAACACCGACCAGAGCGTCAAAGGATTGCAAGAAGTTCAGGATCTGCTTAAATCCGGCAACGTGGCATATGCGTCCGATCTCGGCACAGGCTGGGGCGGCGAAGCGTTCGGCACAGAAAAAGCCGCTATGACCATCGAGGGCAACTGGATCACCGGTAGCCTTTCCACCGATTATCCGAACGTCAACTACAAGGTCGTCGAACTGCCAGAAGGTCCTGATGGCCATGGCACCATGCACTTCACCAATGGCTGGGGCATCGCCGCGGACAGCAAGAACCAAAAAGGCGCCGTCGACCTTGTTGAATACCTCACCAGCGACGACGTCGTCATGGAATTCGCCAAAGCATTTGGCATCATGCCCGCAAGCAAGACCCTCTCCGACAAGTGGAAGGGTGAATTCCCGAATCTGAGTGCTTTTATGGACGGACTTGAATATTCCGTCACTGTACCGACCGCCAAAGGCGCCTCCGACGTCATCACCGACTTCAACGCGCAGCTCGAGGAGCTTAAGGATGGCGACGTCAAGAGCATCCTCGACAAGGTGCAGACGAATCTGGAAGCAATTCTCAAGTAA